Proteins encoded by one window of Capra hircus breed San Clemente chromosome 8, ASM170441v1, whole genome shotgun sequence:
- the LOC102168828 gene encoding olfactory receptor 13C4, with the protein MDRINRTFVNEFILLGLSGYPKLEIIFFAVILVMYLVILIGNSVLIIASIFDSHLHTPMYFFLGNLSFLDICYTSSSVPSTLVSLISKKRNISFSGCAMQMFLGFAMGSTECFLLGMMAFDRYVAICNPLRYPVIMSKVVYILMASVSWLSGGINSIVQTSLAMRLPFCENNIINHFLCEILAVLKLACADISLNIVTLAVSNMAFLILPLLVIFFSYMLILSTILRMNSATGRHKAFSTCSAHLTVVIIFYGTIFFMYAKPKSQDLLGQDNLQAREGLVSMFYGVVTPMLNPIIYSLRNKDVKAAVKYLLSQKSVNQLRPK; encoded by the coding sequence ATGGATAGAATAAATAGGACATTTGTGAATGAATTCATCCTTCTGGGACTCTCTGGTTACCCAAAACttgagattattttctttgctgtaATTCTAGTTATGTATCTAGTGATTCTAATTGGCAACAGTGTTCTGATCATAGCAAGCATATTTGATTCCCATcttcacacccccatgtacttctttctGGGAAACCTCTCTTTCTTGGATATCTGCTATACATCCTCCTCTGTTCCCTCAACTTTGGTGAGCTTAATCTcaaaaaaaaggaacatttccttctctggatgtgcaatgCAGATGTTCTTAGGATTTGCAATGGGGTCAACAGAGTGTTTCCTCCTTGGCATGATGGCTtttgaccgctatgtggccatctgtaacCCTCTGAGATACCCTGTCATCATGAGCAAGGTGGTGTATATCCTGATGGCTTCTGTGTCATGGCTCTCTGGTGGGATCAACTCAATTGTGCAAACATCACTTGCCATGCGATTGCCTTTCTGTGAGAATAATATTATCAATCATTTCTTATGTGAAATACTGGCTGTTCTCAAGCTAGCTTGTGCTGATATATCCCTCAATATTGTTACTTTAGCAGTGTCAAATATGGCTTTCTTGATTCTACCCCTTCTGGTCATTTTTTTCTCGTATATGCTTATCCTCTCTACCATCTTGAGAATGAACTCAGCcacagggagacacaaggccttTTCTACCTGCTCAGCACATCTGACTGTGGTGATCATATTTTATGGTACCATTTTCTTCATGTATGCCAAACCCAAGTCTCAAGACCTCCTTGGACAAGACAATTTGCAAGCTAGAGAAGGGCTTGTTTCCATGTTTTATGGGGTGGTGACCCCAATGCTAAATCCTATAATCTATAGCTTGAGAAACAAGGATGTAAAAGCTGCtgtgaaatatttactgagtcaGAAATCTGTTAACCAATTAAGACCAAAGTGA
- the LOC102169103 gene encoding olfactory receptor 13C7-like, with product MERTNWTDIEFILQGLSEYPRAEKLLFVMCLLMYLVILLGNSTLIILTLLDSHLHTPMYFFLCNLSFLDIWYTSSFISSMLIHFLSEKKTISFTRCVVQMSVSYTMGSTECVLLAVMAYDRYIAICNPLRYPIIMNKALCIQTAALSWGLGFFNSLTETILAVQLPFCGKNVINHFVCEILAFVKLACTDISLNEITIMLGNVIFLFVPLLLICISYIFILSIVLRINSAEGRKKAFSTCSAHIMVVTVFYGTILFMYMKPKSKDAAFDKLIALFYGVVTPMLNPIIYSLRNTEVYSAMRKLTARLVLEERTRNLHL from the coding sequence ATGGAAAGGACCAATTGGACTGACATTGAGTTCATTCTACAGGGACTTTCTGAGTATCCAAGAGCAGAAAAACTCCTTTTTGTGATGTGTTTGTTGATGTACCTGGTGATTCTCCTGGGGAACAGCACTTTGATCATCCTCACCCTCCTGGATTCCCACCTTCACACCCCTATGTACTTCTTCCTCTGTAATCTTTCCTTCCTTGACATTTGGTACACATCTTCCTTTATCTCCTCAATGCTGATACACTTTCTATCGGAGAAAAAAACTATCTCCTTCACTAGATGTGTTGTTCAGATGTCTGTCTCTTACACAATGGGGTCAACAGAGTGTGTACTTCTAGCAGTGATGGCATATGACCGTTACATAGCCATCTGCAACCCTCTGAGATACCCTATCATCATGAACAAGGCACTTTGTATTCAGACGGCAgctctctcctggggactgggctTTTTCAACTCATTGACAGAAACAATTCTTGCAGTACAGTTGCCCTTCTGTGGAAAAAATGTCATCAATCATTTTGTTTGTGAAATATTGGCTTTTGTCAAGCTAGCTTGCACAGATATATCCTTGAATGAGATTACTATCATGTTGGgtaatgtaatatttttatttgttccaTTACTGTTGATTTGTATCTCCTACATTTTCATCCTTTCTATTGTACTAAGAATCAATTCagctgaaggaagaaaaaaggcttTTTCCACCTGCTCAGCCCACATAATGGTGGTGACTGTGTTTTATGGGACAATCCTCTTCATGTATATGAAGCCAAAGTCCAAAGACGCTGCTTTTGACAAACTGATTGCCCTGTTCTATGGAGTAGTCACACCGATGCTCAATCCTATCATCTATAGCCTGAGGAATACAGAAGTGTATAGCGCTATGAGAAAATTGACAGCTAGACTGGTTCTGGAGGAAAGAACGAGAAATTTGCATCTTTGA